Proteins found in one Pseudomonas marvdashtae genomic segment:
- a CDS encoding methyl-accepting chemotaxis protein translates to MPSLRTIQARYTLFLIVFMLVLSILTVLGISYLVAPKLRHTEEQVALNRIAEVAEQIQGELNKVQAQQRSITQTIPLLDSDAIDKVLPGLVDQYGELKVFGGGIWPLPNQRAEGRSKFSTFWHRDASGKLAVNTFWNSDAAPNYYEQPWHKGGMATPPGKCAWAAAYKDDASAEPRTNCAMAIQKNGAPYGVSTIDVTLGFFNDLIARKEAELSAEMLIVEGDGKIISNSSRISGPIVLKNISELAADSPFAAQVKAGLAHRDQPLQRVEFDNKGEASTFFMRPIEGSPWFLATALPTRLITAQRDDVLNTLSLLQIPMVILLVLMQLYAIRQLTHRMKILKGNIDALSTGDADLTRRITIRADDELGAIGHSVNKFIAYLQDMIGEVTQATGAMASSLDNLQRTSAHTSEILMRHASETDQTVTAITEMSSTAESVAQNAAETAAFTQRANEHADRSRVVVGEASNSVVALIDEVASATRKVESMQQDAQRITEILGVIGAIAGQTNLLALNAAIEAARAGEQGRGFAVVADEVRALAARTQASTSEINEMLTRLTQGVSSSVAAMENTQASCQSAADATSRVNSGLDEMAGSVSQINSLSTQIATAAEQQSAVTEEINRSMVQIRHMVEELVESGLASENNTRQLLDANSRVNAIMGRFKVR, encoded by the coding sequence ATGCCCTCATTGCGCACCATTCAGGCCCGCTACACGCTATTTCTGATTGTCTTCATGCTGGTATTGTCCATCCTCACCGTGCTGGGCATCAGCTATCTGGTCGCACCCAAGCTGCGCCACACCGAGGAGCAAGTGGCACTGAACCGCATTGCCGAGGTCGCCGAACAGATCCAAGGCGAACTGAACAAGGTACAGGCGCAACAACGCAGCATCACCCAGACCATCCCGCTGCTCGACAGCGATGCCATCGACAAGGTATTGCCGGGCCTGGTGGACCAGTACGGCGAGCTGAAAGTCTTCGGCGGCGGGATATGGCCATTGCCCAACCAGCGCGCAGAGGGCCGCAGCAAATTCAGCACTTTCTGGCACCGTGACGCCTCCGGCAAGCTGGCAGTCAATACGTTCTGGAACAGCGACGCCGCGCCGAACTATTACGAACAACCGTGGCACAAGGGTGGCATGGCCACTCCGCCGGGCAAATGCGCCTGGGCGGCAGCCTACAAGGACGACGCCAGCGCCGAGCCTCGCACCAACTGCGCCATGGCGATCCAAAAGAATGGAGCGCCTTATGGCGTCTCCACCATTGACGTGACCTTGGGGTTTTTCAACGACCTGATTGCACGCAAGGAAGCCGAACTGAGCGCCGAGATGCTGATCGTCGAAGGCGACGGCAAGATCATCAGCAACAGCTCGCGGATCAGCGGCCCGATCGTGCTGAAAAACATCAGCGAACTGGCGGCGGATTCACCCTTCGCCGCCCAGGTCAAGGCTGGCCTGGCCCACCGCGACCAACCGTTGCAGCGCGTCGAGTTCGACAACAAAGGCGAAGCCAGCACGTTCTTCATGCGGCCGATCGAAGGCTCGCCGTGGTTCCTCGCCACCGCATTGCCGACCCGCCTGATCACTGCCCAACGTGACGACGTATTAAACACCCTGAGCCTGCTTCAGATTCCGATGGTGATCCTGCTGGTACTGATGCAGCTGTATGCAATCCGCCAGTTGACCCACCGCATGAAAATCCTCAAGGGCAACATCGATGCGCTGTCGACCGGCGACGCCGACCTGACCCGCCGCATCACCATCCGTGCCGACGACGAACTCGGCGCCATCGGCCATTCGGTCAACAAGTTCATTGCCTATCTGCAGGACATGATCGGCGAAGTCACCCAGGCCACCGGCGCCATGGCTTCGAGCCTGGACAACCTGCAGCGGACTTCGGCCCACACCAGCGAAATCCTCATGCGCCATGCCTCGGAAACCGACCAGACGGTGACCGCCATTACTGAAATGAGCTCCACGGCTGAAAGCGTGGCGCAGAACGCCGCCGAGACGGCCGCGTTCACCCAGCGCGCCAACGAGCATGCCGATCGCTCCCGGGTTGTGGTCGGTGAGGCGTCGAACAGCGTCGTGGCGTTGATCGACGAAGTGGCCAGCGCCACCCGCAAGGTGGAAAGCATGCAACAGGACGCGCAACGCATCACCGAGATCCTCGGCGTGATCGGGGCCATCGCCGGGCAAACCAACCTGTTGGCTCTTAACGCCGCCATCGAAGCCGCCCGGGCCGGTGAACAAGGCCGTGGCTTCGCGGTGGTGGCCGACGAAGTTCGCGCCCTCGCCGCCCGGACCCAGGCCAGTACCTCGGAAATCAACGAGATGCTCACCCGTCTGACCCAAGGCGTCAGTTCGTCGGTCGCGGCCATGGAAAACACCCAGGCCAGTTGCCAATCGGCCGCCGACGCCACCTCAAGGGTCAACTCCGGGCTGGACGAAATGGCCGGCTCCGTCAGCCAGATCAACAGCCTGAGCACCCAGATCGCCACCGCCGCCGAACAACAGAGCGCGGTGACCGAGGAAATCAACCGCAGCATGGTGCAGATCCGCCACATGGTCGAAGAACTGGTGGAAAGCGGCCTCGCCAGCGAGAACAACACTCGGCAACTGCTGGATGCCAATAGTCGGGTGAATGCGATTATGGGGCGGTTCAAGGTTCGGTGA
- a CDS encoding GNAT family N-acetyltransferase has protein sequence MNQTLIRPFRPTDSASACELFRQVYGDHYVSPDVYMPHMICQHNQQKRWQSLVAVIGDRVVGHAALCRPAGSAEEAELALVAVEPGLQGGQIATRLGQQLVDRCPDLGLTRLSIKQVTSHPYSQQLAQRLGFHDTGLLPDYVPSPFATGQAETIVVGCQTISSAHRPLPSIQWPSQHRWLLEPLAVQFGTTHDKPPAGIHPLQLRHLPGRVDVVAERMDACLVGQLRRLPIHWPLSVRLGLGEHFGTDYRLLMGAGLIFAGIIPAESAPGWQALFHRVAQARQLTLHSTPMQRLHDELQAHALAWRNAQASSAA, from the coding sequence ATGAACCAGACGCTCATAAGGCCCTTCAGGCCCACCGACAGCGCCAGTGCCTGCGAGTTGTTCCGCCAGGTGTACGGCGATCATTACGTTTCGCCAGACGTTTACATGCCCCACATGATTTGCCAGCACAACCAACAGAAGCGCTGGCAATCGTTGGTCGCCGTGATCGGCGACCGCGTGGTCGGGCATGCCGCGCTGTGCCGCCCGGCAGGTTCGGCCGAGGAGGCGGAGCTGGCGCTGGTAGCGGTGGAGCCTGGCCTGCAGGGCGGGCAGATCGCTACGCGGCTCGGCCAACAGTTAGTGGACCGATGCCCTGACCTGGGCCTCACCCGGCTGTCGATCAAACAAGTCACCAGCCATCCTTACAGCCAGCAACTGGCACAACGCCTCGGTTTTCATGACACCGGTTTGCTGCCGGACTATGTCCCTTCTCCGTTCGCCACGGGGCAAGCCGAAACCATTGTGGTCGGCTGCCAAACGATAAGCTCCGCTCATCGCCCCTTGCCGTCTATTCAATGGCCCTCGCAACATCGATGGTTGCTAGAGCCCCTGGCGGTGCAATTCGGAACCACCCACGACAAGCCCCCAGCGGGGATACACCCTTTGCAACTCAGGCATCTGCCGGGACGCGTCGACGTCGTGGCCGAGCGTATGGATGCCTGCCTCGTCGGGCAGTTGCGGCGCTTGCCGATCCACTGGCCGCTTTCGGTACGCCTCGGCCTCGGCGAGCACTTCGGCACCGACTACCGCCTGTTGATGGGCGCCGGCCTCATCTTCGCCGGCATCATTCCCGCCGAGTCCGCGCCAGGCTGGCAAGCCCTGTTCCATCGGGTCGCCCAGGCGCGCCAGCTCACCCTGCATTCGACGCCCATGCAACGGCTTCATGATGAACTGCAGGCTCATGCCCTGGCCTGGAGGAACGCGCAGGCCAGCTCGGCGGCCTGA
- a CDS encoding phenylacetate--CoA ligase family protein produces MSASLPYEQWLAHIRKHSTFYNTQTSHLPLGECDLEQLPIVNVDEYWRGSHDLDNWRVLTDKVKDALIFKTGGTTSQGKLSVYTHAEWQLMLDCFGHSLSAQLVAGDRIANLFFSGDLYASFLFIHGALCRVEIAITEFPFTGSVDLAPLADAVTQHTINVLAGVPAHLLAFASHINERGRTLPQITTVLFGGENLFESQLPTLKRAFPSARFASIGYASVDAGLVGASTLDCGLGEHRVFDELTRVEIIDDLSGEVIQACGRTGNLVVTNLTRTLMPIIRYPVGDQASWCEPAGSPQRKFALQGRSTESRRVRVGVVSLFPEEISEIIQRTAGSLHWQLVIEHIRGHDRLLLRWVADVEAKVSQTNSDALKAALIEQYPGLVQLSLDIQACNAREMERHPRSGKHLTIIDRRAYGPLTAGDLA; encoded by the coding sequence ATGAGCGCCTCTTTACCCTACGAGCAATGGCTCGCCCATATCCGTAAACACTCAACGTTTTATAACACTCAAACAAGCCACCTCCCCCTTGGGGAATGCGACTTGGAACAGTTGCCCATCGTCAACGTTGACGAATATTGGAGAGGCAGCCACGACTTGGATAACTGGCGGGTGCTGACCGATAAAGTGAAGGATGCATTGATCTTCAAGACCGGTGGCACGACCAGCCAAGGCAAACTGTCGGTTTACACCCACGCCGAGTGGCAACTGATGCTGGACTGCTTCGGTCACAGCCTCTCCGCCCAATTGGTCGCTGGGGACCGAATCGCGAACCTGTTTTTTTCCGGGGACCTGTACGCCAGCTTCCTGTTTATCCATGGCGCTCTGTGTCGGGTTGAGATCGCCATCACCGAATTCCCTTTCACCGGGTCAGTGGACCTTGCCCCATTGGCCGACGCCGTGACCCAACACACGATCAATGTGCTAGCCGGCGTACCGGCGCACCTACTGGCATTCGCCAGCCATATCAATGAACGGGGGCGAACGCTGCCGCAGATCACCACCGTGTTGTTTGGCGGCGAGAACCTGTTCGAGAGCCAGCTGCCGACATTGAAGCGTGCCTTTCCGAGCGCACGCTTCGCGTCGATCGGCTACGCCAGTGTCGACGCCGGCCTGGTGGGTGCCAGCACGCTTGATTGCGGCCTGGGCGAGCACCGCGTATTCGACGAGCTGACTCGGGTAGAGATCATCGATGATCTGAGCGGCGAGGTCATCCAGGCATGTGGGCGCACCGGAAACCTGGTGGTGACCAACCTCACCCGGACCTTGATGCCGATTATCAGATACCCGGTGGGTGACCAGGCCAGTTGGTGCGAACCTGCCGGCAGTCCACAGCGCAAGTTCGCCCTTCAGGGCCGCAGCACAGAGAGCCGTCGGGTGCGGGTTGGCGTAGTGTCGCTGTTTCCCGAGGAAATCAGCGAAATCATTCAGCGCACCGCAGGCAGTCTTCATTGGCAACTGGTGATCGAGCATATCCGGGGTCATGATCGCCTGTTACTCAGGTGGGTAGCCGACGTAGAAGCGAAGGTCTCCCAGACAAACTCCGACGCGTTGAAAGCCGCCTTGATCGAGCAGTATCCGGGCCTCGTTCAACTCAGCCTTGACATCCAGGCGTGCAACGCGCGGGAAATGGAACGCCATCCCCGCTCCGGCAAGCACCTGACGATCATCGATCGTCGGGCCTACGGCCCGCTGACCGCGGGGGACCTCGCATGA
- a CDS encoding acyl-CoA reductase: protein MYLINGQLSADLTLETALECLQAQLPALLDVPPRSEEVLDCAEAFVARLRTPGQQLMLDEGQRQALITFCDRKHLSLKLERELGASPRSLRRIDYGDGPFESWQPLGLVVHVTPGNSALLGFCAALEGLLAGNVNWLRPSARDGDLTARLLAAFLSGDPSGRLHGYVAVLPVPAKESGRLFALAQGVSAWGGNTALTALREQIPSGCRWIDWGHRVSFAYITPAAASDQALDSLVDEICRLDQQACSSPQWLLVDSNEPAQLQALGNALAAAFERRSGHWPALEATAAEACEITTRTALARLDYSFAGAIGEVWAGDGWRILWEHHRELLPSPLFRTLLLRPVPEELLCETLLPWRNVLQSCALICAPEQAAGLTRHLLIAGVTRVASTAAIQQGYDGEPHDGVYALQRLSRRVSVGLAPDVASHRVTLDAVAAAVRLHPSTPIMDKAAFIALPPTPQAQLFFRSGGSSGAPVLSPYSYRDFDSHMRAAADGLRAAGLDPSEDRVMNLFYGGSLYGGFLSFTKILEQMKVVHYPMSAPADEDFPEIAQLIVDHRINTVVGMPSTLHRLFASQQRVLQRYGGVHKVLLGGEHVGPDSRTLFQQCGATRICSAIYGTVDAGPLGHACLASDDGVFHLMDDIQYLEIVQPDIDSPVAAGETGRLLFTSRIRQARPLQRYEVGDLGRWLPGRCACGLESPRFQLRERHGHLLRVATEFINSRELVEQAQAAIQIVLDHESGGCERLLIRTNGDTETVRRNVLGLAPLRTAVDAALLILEVESCPAQRFEHKKHSGKIPLVIDRRLPG from the coding sequence ATGTACCTCATTAACGGCCAACTGAGCGCCGACCTGACGCTCGAAACCGCGCTTGAATGCCTGCAAGCGCAACTCCCCGCACTGCTGGACGTCCCGCCCCGCAGCGAAGAGGTACTCGATTGCGCAGAGGCGTTCGTAGCGAGGCTACGCACGCCCGGCCAGCAGCTCATGCTCGATGAGGGTCAGCGCCAGGCGCTGATTACATTCTGTGACCGCAAGCACTTGAGCCTCAAGCTTGAGCGGGAACTGGGAGCGAGTCCACGCTCGTTGCGGCGAATCGATTACGGCGACGGCCCCTTCGAAAGCTGGCAGCCCCTTGGCCTCGTGGTGCACGTCACCCCGGGTAACTCAGCCTTGCTGGGATTCTGCGCGGCGTTGGAAGGCCTGTTGGCGGGGAACGTGAACTGGCTGCGACCCAGCGCTCGCGATGGCGACCTCACGGCCCGCCTGCTGGCGGCATTCTTGAGCGGTGATCCGAGCGGACGGCTGCACGGTTACGTGGCGGTACTGCCTGTACCAGCCAAGGAGAGCGGGCGTCTTTTTGCACTGGCGCAAGGCGTCAGCGCCTGGGGTGGCAACACCGCGCTGACGGCGCTGCGCGAGCAGATTCCGAGCGGTTGCCGCTGGATCGACTGGGGTCATCGGGTCAGCTTCGCCTATATCACCCCTGCCGCCGCCAGCGATCAAGCGCTGGACAGCCTGGTGGATGAAATCTGCCGCCTCGATCAACAGGCGTGCTCCAGCCCGCAATGGCTGTTGGTCGACAGCAACGAGCCGGCGCAGCTGCAAGCATTGGGCAACGCCCTGGCTGCCGCTTTCGAACGGCGGAGCGGACACTGGCCCGCCCTGGAAGCCACCGCGGCTGAAGCGTGTGAAATCACCACCCGAACCGCATTGGCCCGACTCGATTACAGTTTCGCCGGAGCAATCGGCGAGGTCTGGGCGGGTGATGGCTGGCGCATTCTGTGGGAGCACCACCGCGAACTGCTGCCCTCGCCATTGTTCCGCACGCTGTTGCTGCGGCCAGTGCCTGAAGAGCTGCTCTGTGAAACGTTACTGCCCTGGCGGAACGTGCTGCAGAGCTGCGCCCTGATCTGTGCACCGGAGCAGGCGGCCGGGTTGACGCGCCACCTGCTCATAGCCGGCGTCACCCGCGTGGCGTCGACCGCCGCGATCCAACAGGGCTATGACGGCGAGCCACACGACGGCGTCTATGCGCTGCAGCGATTGAGCCGTCGGGTATCCGTCGGACTTGCACCGGATGTCGCCAGTCATCGTGTCACGCTGGATGCCGTTGCCGCGGCGGTGCGGCTCCATCCCTCGACGCCAATCATGGACAAGGCCGCATTCATTGCACTGCCCCCCACCCCTCAAGCCCAACTGTTCTTCCGCTCTGGCGGCAGCAGCGGCGCCCCCGTGCTGTCGCCCTACAGTTATCGCGACTTTGATAGCCACATGCGTGCCGCCGCCGACGGGCTGCGCGCGGCGGGCCTGGATCCGTCGGAGGATCGCGTCATGAATCTGTTTTATGGCGGCAGCCTGTACGGTGGATTCCTCAGTTTCACGAAAATCCTGGAACAGATGAAGGTCGTGCATTACCCCATGAGCGCGCCAGCCGATGAGGATTTCCCCGAGATCGCGCAGTTGATTGTCGATCATCGGATCAACACCGTGGTTGGCATGCCCAGTACCCTGCATCGTCTGTTCGCAAGCCAACAGCGAGTGCTCCAACGCTACGGCGGCGTTCATAAAGTATTGCTTGGCGGCGAGCACGTGGGGCCAGACAGCCGCACGTTATTCCAGCAGTGCGGCGCCACCCGGATCTGCTCAGCCATCTACGGCACCGTGGACGCGGGGCCCCTCGGTCATGCGTGCCTGGCCAGCGATGACGGCGTATTCCATCTCATGGACGACATTCAATACCTGGAGATCGTCCAGCCGGACATCGACAGTCCGGTCGCCGCGGGCGAAACCGGACGCTTGCTGTTCACGTCGCGCATACGTCAGGCGCGTCCTCTGCAACGCTACGAAGTTGGCGACCTGGGGCGCTGGCTACCCGGTCGCTGCGCGTGTGGCCTGGAATCGCCGAGATTCCAATTGCGCGAGCGCCACGGCCATCTGCTGCGCGTTGCGACCGAATTTATCAATAGTCGGGAACTGGTCGAGCAGGCACAAGCGGCCATTCAGATCGTGCTCGACCACGAGAGTGGCGGTTGTGAACGCTTGCTGATTCGCACCAATGGCGACACCGAAACGGTGCGCCGCAACGTACTCGGCCTCGCACCGCTGCGCACGGCTGTCGATGCCGCACTGCTGATCCTGGAAGTCGAAAGTTGTCCGGCGCAACGTTTCGAACATAAAAAACACAGCGGCAAAATCCCATTGGTGATCGACCGCAGGCTACCCGGCTAG
- a CDS encoding acyl-protein synthase: MIHFPYADALCALPQPYGCDLVPAGLFDKAMAEISLFHCHHTPGYENWLNANGLTVGDLEHLTDWSRLPPIYANYFKQRLLLSPTAEDALELTSSGTSGQKSRMRYDERSMAAAQGMVANIFDHYRWNTPDSPCNYLLFSHEPEAANRLGTAYTDQLLCRFAPANRFAYALRRTGKSHEFDVFGVIAALQSFAEEGLPVRIFGFPALLWHVLERMTDTGQLDLKLHPASLVFLGGGWKKQAAEEIPRQQVYERITRQLGIEPHRCRDGYGAVEHAVPYIECEHHRFHVPVYSKVFVRHPASFSVQPFGEAGLLSFVSPYISSSPAHAVVMSDLATLHPATCECGLKTHWFELHGRAGTSASRSCAMAAAELIKEN; encoded by the coding sequence TTTGGTGCCCGCCGGGTTGTTCGATAAGGCGATGGCTGAAATCAGCCTGTTTCATTGCCACCACACCCCCGGCTACGAAAACTGGCTCAACGCCAATGGCCTTACGGTGGGCGACTTGGAGCACCTTACCGACTGGTCGCGCCTGCCGCCTATTTATGCGAATTACTTCAAACAGCGACTGCTGCTCAGCCCCACCGCCGAAGATGCGTTGGAGCTCACGTCTTCGGGCACCAGCGGCCAGAAAAGCCGCATGCGTTATGACGAACGCAGCATGGCGGCGGCCCAAGGGATGGTGGCAAACATCTTTGACCACTATCGCTGGAACACACCGGATTCACCCTGCAACTACCTGCTGTTCAGCCATGAACCCGAAGCAGCCAATCGGCTCGGCACCGCGTATACCGACCAACTCCTCTGCCGCTTCGCACCAGCCAATCGCTTCGCCTATGCCCTGAGGCGTACCGGAAAAAGCCACGAGTTCGACGTTTTCGGGGTGATCGCCGCCTTGCAATCGTTCGCCGAAGAAGGACTGCCGGTGCGCATTTTCGGCTTTCCGGCGTTGCTGTGGCACGTGCTTGAGCGCATGACTGACACCGGCCAACTGGACCTCAAGCTACACCCCGCGTCTCTGGTTTTCCTGGGCGGGGGCTGGAAGAAACAGGCTGCCGAGGAAATCCCCCGCCAGCAGGTCTACGAACGTATCACCCGACAATTGGGCATCGAGCCCCATCGCTGCCGTGACGGTTACGGCGCCGTCGAGCACGCGGTGCCCTACATCGAATGTGAACATCACCGGTTCCACGTACCGGTCTATTCGAAAGTCTTCGTGCGCCACCCCGCGAGCTTCAGCGTCCAGCCGTTCGGCGAGGCAGGACTGCTGTCGTTCGTATCGCCTTACATCTCATCCAGTCCGGCCCATGCCGTGGTGATGAGCGATCTGGCGACCTTGCACCCCGCCACCTGCGAGTGCGGCCTGAAGACCCACTGGTTCGAACTGCACGGTCGGGCCGGCACCAGTGCCAGCCGAAGCTGCGCCATGGCCGCCGCCGAATTGATCAAGGAAAACTGA